The nucleotide window GTCTGGGACGCAGCCGTTCCGATGTTGATAATGCTGCCGCCGCCGCTACCCTTCAGGTGCTTCACCGCCTCCTGAGTGACAGTGAGCAAACCGAGAACGTTCGTGTTGAACTGACGATGGAACTCTTCCTCCGTTACTAATTCCAATGGGCCAAACGAGTAAACCCCAGCATTGTTCACGAGGATATCGAGCGATCCCAGAGCCGTTACTGTCTCCGTGACTAAGCGTTTCGCTTCGCTAGCCTTCGAGATGTCTGCCTGAATCGCGACACCTTTGCCGCCTTTGCCCATGATTTCAGCAACGACCAGATCGGCACCGGTTTTATCGGAAGCGTAGTTGACCACGACGCTTGCACCCGCCTCTGCCAAACACTTCGCAATTGCTGCTCCTATGCCCTTTGAAGCGCCGGTAACCAGTGCGTTTTTTCCCTCAAGTACCTTCATAAATCCTCCTTTGCGGCTGAAAGCCGTCGTTATCACGTGGTGTCCACTCAGTTAATTACTGCAAAGAAAAGGGGGTGATTCCGGGATCTACGGAGACAAAGTCCGTGCTCCGGGCGACCGCTTCAGAAGCGGCATATTCCTGCTGAAGTGTAGCCAACTTCCCCATGATCCCGGCATACGCATCAGTCCCAAGCACAAGGCGGCGTGTCAATGTCTTCTCGTCAACCGCATGGAGAATGGCAATTGCTGCACGATCTGGATCTCCCGCGATGCTCTCCTCAGGCATCCCTTGTACGTATTGGCGAACTGCACCTGCAGTCTGCAAATAAGCGCTGATGGGATCAGAGGTTTTGCCTCGCTGTGCCATGCCGGTTCGAAAGCCACCGAGTTCAACCAGCATTGCCTTTAGGCCAAGGGGTTCGATCTCCTGCCAAAGAGCCTCAGTAAGCCCTTCCAACGCAAACTTGCTGGCGCTGTAATAGCCCATGCCCATCATTCCGATGAACCCGGCCACCGAAGATACATTGACGATCGTCCCTTGGCCACGCTCGCGCATTCCCGGCAGGACAGCTCGCGTAAGCGCAGCCGGACCGAAGAAGTTTGCCTCGAACTGCCAGCGAATCTCTTCCTCCTGACCTTCTTCGACTGCGGCGATGTAACCTACTCCGGCATTGTTCACCAGGACATCAATGGACCCAAAATGCGATTCCGCTATTGTGACGGCTTCGTGGATCTGTTCTGCTTTCGTGACGTCGAGCGGCAGGACCAAGCTGTTGCCGGGATACCGGGTTGCGAGTGGCTGCAACGTGTCGATTGTTCTTGCGGTGAGGACGACTCGATGGCCGGCGGATAGAACGGCTTGGGCCAGGGCGCGCCCGATACCACTAGAGCAGCCTGTAATAAACCAAACTGGGGACTTCACCATGATTTCTCCTATGCTAAAAAGCTTTGTTGTTGATGGCTGTAATTACGAAAACAGCTTCCTTATCGAAGGAAGTGGGCACTACTGCCCGTTCAACCAGGATGTTCCAGATAACTGCTCTGCCGTCCGCCATAACCGGCTTGCGGCTTCTTCGTCCAGCGCAGGCTTTGGGATTTCCACCGGCACGGGGTCGCCCTTGAGATGGAACATTTTGTCGGGGGCGTAATAACTTCCGGAGGCCGCGTCTGCCGCGGTGGCTGCCCGCAAAGTCGGTAAAGCTCCGTGAGCTGCATCGTGAGACATGAAGGGGGTCAAGAAGCTCTCGATCGCATTCAGTTCCCGACCCGGTCCCGACGTCTGGAGGTTTGTTCTCGCGTACCCAGGATGCGCTGCATTGCTTATCAATGGCGATCCTGCCGTTCTGCCGCGACGGCCCAATTCGATGGAAAACATGAGGTCGGCCAGCTTCGATTGGCAGTACGCCTTCCAGGGGCCGTACGACTTCAAGCCCTGCAGATCGTCGAAGTTGATCCGTTTCAACCCCATGTTCGCCGCTCCACTGGACAGGGTTGTCACTCGGGGCGCGTCAGAACGTAAGAGCGATGGCATGAGGAGCATCGTTAAGGCGAACGGGCCGACAAAGTTCGTTTCAAACTGCTTTTCGAAACCGTCTTCAGTCAGTTCGCGTGTTGGCACCCGCATCACGCCTGCATTGTTGACGAGCAGGTCTATCCTTCCTTCACTGCTAAGGTTCTTGGCAAATGCTCTCACCGATCTCAGACTTGCCAGATCCAGCGCTTCAAACCTGACGCTCGCGCCGGGTACTTCCTTCCTGATGCGTTCTACCGCGTCAATGCCTTTGGCTGGCGTTCGTGCCGCAACGATCACCTTGCCCCCAGCCCGCGCCAGTTCAAGCGCGGTATGCCATCCGATTCCACTATTCGCCCCGGTTATTACTGATAGGCGGCCTGCTTGTGAAGGAATGTCTGCTACTGTCCATGCTTTCATCTGTAATACTCCAGTTGTCTCGCTATTGCTCATGGGTCGCGAACCTTCTTGTCTCAACTCTAAGTAGCCTATGAGCATCTGACAGACGCAACACAAATACAGCTAGTCAAAACCTTCATCGCTGTGGACCTGATCCGCTGATCAGAAGATAGGCCTATAGAACTGATCTCCATATCCCTTTACGGTGGATTCTTCAGCCATCAATAAGGGTGACTTCTCGCTGCTCGGCGGATTGACTGGCAAAGATGTTCGAAGGTATGGGTTGGCCCAGGCTGATTGCCTCCACAGCGGTGCGCAGTGCGGACTGAACAGCAGTCGTCTCGAAGAGGGGCATGGTAATTTCATACAGTGCAGCGCGAGCGGCAGATGCGCCCTCCTGCTGCCATACCTGCAGTAATGACTTGGTGGCCGCATAGGCTTGAGGAGAGCCAGATGCCAGCCTTCGAGCCAGCGTCTCTGCCTCTGTTATCAATCGACCTTCGTCGACCACCTTGTTCACAACGTTCCACTCTGCCATTCGTGTTGCTTCCACCATCTCCGACAGAAGAACCATCTCCATCGCTTTATTACGACCGATTCGCTCCGCCAGCCGGTAGACGCCGCCCTGCAAGGTTGTGATTCCAAGCAGAGCTTCAGGAAACATGAAGCCTGCCGACGTACTAGCGATGATCAAGTCGCAGCTAAGCGCTAATTCGAATCCGCCCCCCATGCATCGCCCCTGGACCACTGCGAGCGTTGGAATCGTGAGGGTATCGAGCACGTCAATCGCTTTTGCAAAGACTTCAAGACGGGGTTGCAGTTCCGATGCCCTAAGACCCGGCCAGTCTCTTATGTCGCCACCCAAACAGAAATCGCGACCCTGAGCCTTTACCAGAAGCACTCGACTATCACTCGTCGCAACCTGCCCAAAAGCTTCGAGGAGTTCCTCGCGCATTTGAAAGTTTATGCGATTGCCTGCGGGATGATCTAATGTCACGGTTGCAATTTGTTCACTGAATTCGAGGTGGACGAACTTCATGGAATTCCTTACTGCTTCTGAGCACTGATGTCAGCTGCGGTTGCGATAGCGAGAGGGCGGACTACGGTTGGGCGTGCTCCCAATCATCCGCGTTGGTTGTAGCCCGGTTCACTATCTGGGCGAATAGTTCCTGAGGTTATCTGTGGTGGAAGGGTTGGCAAACCCGCCTCCACCAGAGCTTGTCGACAGCAGACTACCAAGGCAGTTCTTCGTCCATGTGAACAAAGCGGCCACTCGAGCCATCAGGGCCAAGCAGCGCGAGGGTGACGCTAGTCTTCGCCCCGTCCGAGATCTCCATGGGAGCCTGGTCTGTTCCGAGTTCCGTCTTTACCCAACCAGGATGTGCCGAGTTCACCTTGATCTTTGTATCCTTTAGCTCGGCGGCGAGATGAATGGTGAATGCGTTCAGCGCGGTCTTCGACACGTCATAAGAGAAGGTCTTAATCGAAGCGATCGGACTGTTCGGATCGGCGTGAAGAGTGAGCGAACCCAAGATGCTCGAGACATTGACGATTCGGCCTGCGTCGCTCTTCTTCAACAACGGAAGGAGAGCGCGTGTTACGGCGATAACGGCAAAGAGGTTTGTAGCGAGAACAGACTGAAGCTCCTCTTCTGTTGTTTCGATCGTCTTGGAATTGAACATACCTCCGACTGCTCCGACCCCTGCATTGTTGATGAGGATGTCGAGCTTACCGAATTGTTCCTCGATCGTTCTCGCAACAGCGATGCGGTCGTTTGCGTCGGTCACTTCCAGCTTCACTGGTACGGCCTTGATGCCTTCGGCCTTCAGTCTCGCGACGGTGTCCGAGGCAGCTTTCACAGTACGAGCTCCTACCACGACCGTAATGCCTTGCTGACCTAGTTGACGTGCGGTCTCATACCCAATTCCGCGATTTGCTCCTGTGACAAGTGCAACTTTCTCTGTGGTCTTCATGTGTATCTCCTTTGTGTAAGTTCGAATGTCGGTGCGTCACTGAGTTGCGCTCAGCTAGTGCGCATCGGCTTTTCTAAGGAATTGCTTCATCGCCGATGCAACTTCTTCGGCGTGAGTCTCCAACGCAAAATGACCTGTATCCAAAAACTGCACAGTGGCATTCGGGTTATCGCGTTTGAAGGCGTCAGCACCAGCGGGGATAAAGAACGGGTCATACCGGCCCCAGACCGCTAGTAGTGGTGGTTTGGCCCGACGGAAGTACTCCTGAAACGCGGGGTAGAGCTTCACGTTATTGGCATAGTCGAGGAATAGATCCAACTGGATATCCATGTTGCCTGGCCGTTCGATCATCGCTGCGTCCAAGGTGTACCCGACAGGATCAATCTGCTCTGGATCTGGTACCCCGTCGGTGTACTGAGAGCGCAATCCCGCAGGGTCTAATGCCTTCCTCAAGGTCTCGCGGTTTCCTTTTGTGGGCTCCCTCCAGTAGCGCTGAATCGGTGCCCACGCATCCCCGAGGCCTTCCTCGTAAGCGTTGCCATTTTGAGAGACGATAGCAACGACACGCTCAGGATTTGCCATCGCCAAGCGGAAGCCAGTTGGTGCGCCGTAGTCAAAAACGTAGAGGGAATAACGGGTCAGATGGAGGGCGTCGGTAAACTTCCCTATCGTCTTAGCCAAATTGTCAAACGTGTACTGATAGTTGCGTTCACTGGGAACTTTCGTAAAGCCGAATCCTGGAATGTCTGGCGCGATGACCCGGTAGGTGTCGGCAAGCAAGGGAATGAGGTTCCGATATTGACGCGACGACTTTGGAAATCCGTGCAGCAGGATGATTACTGGAGCGTCCACTGCGCCAGCTTCCCGATAGAAGACGCTGACTCCATCCACTTGCACACGGTGAATGCTGGTGTGCGGCACTTGGCGGAAGCTTTTATCCTTACGGTATCCGCCCTCAGCAGCTAGGGGTGCTAGGGCGATAAGCCCAGTGCTTTGGGAAAGAAAGCTTCTGCGGGTCATTGTTTTATCCTCGGGAACTCTACTGTGATGTGGGAACAGAATGAAACCTTTTGCTCAATCGTTGATTTGAGAGACGTAGGTCTTGGCAGCGTCCGCCATCGTCAAGATAGCCGCTCCAAGCATGATGCAATCCTTAACGATGAGTCGACCCACCCCTGAAAGGTATGGAAAGCCGTGGTGCGGATCACCCAAGGCGGGCACCCATGCCTCAGGAGTCGTCACCAGGAACGAAAGCGTCGTAAAGGACATCAGCACGAGAAGAGCACTGCCGATGGCTGAGGCTTGAGGAAGCACGGGGTAAAGGGCGATGAGCAGTCCTAAGCCCACGATAACCACCCCAAGGCCATAGGACACTGGATAGGTATTGTTGGATCTGTGCCATTCCTGATTCGCCGGCTTGACCTCGCCTTCTTTATTCATGTGAAGGCGGTACTCCGGAGCGGGGTGGTCGTACAAAAAGCTGGCCAGTGGGCTGTTCGCCACGAGAGGGACAATCCCGTCGGCCTCGTAATTGACAAACTTCAAACCGCCAATCCAAAGCAGAACGATAACCAAGCCTGCCCTGAGCATGGCCATGCCAAAGCGGTCAAGACCGGCAGCGAAGATGAAGGCCCGAAAGATCCTTGAAGTGGGTCTTGCTATAGAAGTGCGGTTCATGGTGTCTCCTTGAAAGTTGCGGAAAGGTCCAGCGAAACAGTGAGCAATACAGGGCCAGGCTAGGACTCAGAGAGACCAGCCCCTTTCACAGCTCTAGTTTCCTGATTGGGAAGCACGCTCTTGCTCTTCGAGCAGAGGTCTCCTCACGACGGTCAGCCCAGTGCTGCCTAAGAGATACGTGGTGCCGGTCGCAGCATTGGTGAGGCTCTTCTGGACCTGGGCTACCGTGGTTAGGACAGTGGGCGTAAGAGGGTAGGTGGTATCGACAACCTGATTGTCATGAATCGCGGTCTCTTCCTTGATGCGAGGCTCGTTGACCATCAAGAGGCCCGTCTCACCAAGGGCCTGCGTATTCGCAGCTTGATGTAAAGAGCTCGTCTTTGAAACAGTTGGCTGTTTTGCTTTGCGAAAGTCGACCACAGCCGAGCCCTGGTTGTCTCGAAAGCAGACCAGCACGGCGAAAGAACCAAGATCTCGTACAAAGTCAAAAGGTGCCGTAGTGTCGAGCTTGACCGAACCAACGCTCCTGATGTGACCAGGATCGGTGACGTCTAGAATCACGAGACGGCCAATCTGATGCTGTTCAATGTAAAGGTAAGAACTACCATTTCCAAGCTCCCGCAGTCTCATCGACTGCCCGGCAATCTGTGCTACTTCAGGGAGATCCTGCGGTTGAAGAACAACGATCTCTTTAGAATGAGAGACGATAGCGGCGTGTGCCCGAGGAAGGGCGAACGCAACCAACAATAGTGTGGATGAAATCAGACGGTGCATACAAAACTCCCTGTCCTTTGGCGATCGTTAAGCTGAATACGTTGCGAGCTTCTTTCGCGGGTCCGCTTTGCGTCACCCAAGAAGGCGCGAATCCCTAAACCTGACTTACTTTGGTGGCTCCGGAAATGGCGAGTTGGCGATCAGATCGCAAAA belongs to Granulicella arctica and includes:
- a CDS encoding SDR family NAD(P)-dependent oxidoreductase, with amino-acid sequence MKVLEGKNALVTGASKGIGAAIAKCLAEAGASVVVNYASDKTGADLVVAEIMGKGGKGVAIQADISKASEAKRLVTETVTALGSLDILVNNAGVYSFGPLELVTEEEFHRQFNTNVLGLLTVTQEAVKHLKGSGGGSIINIGTAASQTGSPNMVLYLATKSGVDSVTRVLSKELGPKKIRVNSINPGGTDTEGARALGVIGSDFEKHIIAQTPLGRFGQPDDVAPVAVFLASDASRWLTGEIIHASGGAR
- a CDS encoding oxidoreductase; protein product: MVKSPVWFITGCSSGIGRALAQAVLSAGHRVVLTARTIDTLQPLATRYPGNSLVLPLDVTKAEQIHEAVTIAESHFGSIDVLVNNAGVGYIAAVEEGQEEEIRWQFEANFFGPAALTRAVLPGMRERGQGTIVNVSSVAGFIGMMGMGYYSASKFALEGLTEALWQEIEPLGLKAMLVELGGFRTGMAQRGKTSDPISAYLQTAGAVRQYVQGMPEESIAGDPDRAAIAILHAVDEKTLTRRLVLGTDAYAGIMGKLATLQQEYAASEAVARSTDFVSVDPGITPFSLQ
- a CDS encoding oxidoreductase, whose translation is MKAWTVADIPSQAGRLSVITGANSGIGWHTALELARAGGKVIVAARTPAKGIDAVERIRKEVPGASVRFEALDLASLRSVRAFAKNLSSEGRIDLLVNNAGVMRVPTRELTEDGFEKQFETNFVGPFALTMLLMPSLLRSDAPRVTTLSSGAANMGLKRINFDDLQGLKSYGPWKAYCQSKLADLMFSIELGRRGRTAGSPLISNAAHPGYARTNLQTSGPGRELNAIESFLTPFMSHDAAHGALPTLRAATAADAASGSYYAPDKMFHLKGDPVPVEIPKPALDEEAASRLWRTAEQLSGTSWLNGQ
- a CDS encoding enoyl-CoA hydratase/isomerase family protein yields the protein MKFVHLEFSEQIATVTLDHPAGNRINFQMREELLEAFGQVATSDSRVLLVKAQGRDFCLGGDIRDWPGLRASELQPRLEVFAKAIDVLDTLTIPTLAVVQGRCMGGGFELALSCDLIIASTSAGFMFPEALLGITTLQGGVYRLAERIGRNKAMEMVLLSEMVEATRMAEWNVVNKVVDEGRLITEAETLARRLASGSPQAYAATKSLLQVWQQEGASAARAALYEITMPLFETTAVQSALRTAVEAISLGQPIPSNIFASQSAEQREVTLIDG
- a CDS encoding SDR family oxidoreductase, with product MKTTEKVALVTGANRGIGYETARQLGQQGITVVVGARTVKAASDTVARLKAEGIKAVPVKLEVTDANDRIAVARTIEEQFGKLDILINNAGVGAVGGMFNSKTIETTEEELQSVLATNLFAVIAVTRALLPLLKKSDAGRIVNVSSILGSLTLHADPNSPIASIKTFSYDVSKTALNAFTIHLAAELKDTKIKVNSAHPGWVKTELGTDQAPMEISDGAKTSVTLALLGPDGSSGRFVHMDEELPW
- a CDS encoding alpha/beta fold hydrolase; translation: MTRRSFLSQSTGLIALAPLAAEGGYRKDKSFRQVPHTSIHRVQVDGVSVFYREAGAVDAPVIILLHGFPKSSRQYRNLIPLLADTYRVIAPDIPGFGFTKVPSERNYQYTFDNLAKTIGKFTDALHLTRYSLYVFDYGAPTGFRLAMANPERVVAIVSQNGNAYEEGLGDAWAPIQRYWREPTKGNRETLRKALDPAGLRSQYTDGVPDPEQIDPVGYTLDAAMIERPGNMDIQLDLFLDYANNVKLYPAFQEYFRRAKPPLLAVWGRYDPFFIPAGADAFKRDNPNATVQFLDTGHFALETHAEEVASAMKQFLRKADAH
- a CDS encoding YkgB family protein — protein: MNRTSIARPTSRIFRAFIFAAGLDRFGMAMLRAGLVIVLLWIGGLKFVNYEADGIVPLVANSPLASFLYDHPAPEYRLHMNKEGEVKPANQEWHRSNNTYPVSYGLGVVIVGLGLLIALYPVLPQASAIGSALLVLMSFTTLSFLVTTPEAWVPALGDPHHGFPYLSGVGRLIVKDCIMLGAAILTMADAAKTYVSQIND
- a CDS encoding LVIVD repeat-containing protein, with translation MHRLISSTLLLVAFALPRAHAAIVSHSKEIVVLQPQDLPEVAQIAGQSMRLRELGNGSSYLYIEQHQIGRLVILDVTDPGHIRSVGSVKLDTTAPFDFVRDLGSFAVLVCFRDNQGSAVVDFRKAKQPTVSKTSSLHQAANTQALGETGLLMVNEPRIKEETAIHDNQVVDTTYPLTPTVLTTVAQVQKSLTNAATGTTYLLGSTGLTVVRRPLLEEQERASQSGN